In one Spirosoma rigui genomic region, the following are encoded:
- a CDS encoding glycosyltransferase family A protein, with protein sequence MQTDVDPSVIHSDTGQMLFELPTPSLNLLVSVVVPVRNEAHHLEHTLDALRNQIDTDGTPLDPTTFEVLVLVNNCTDQSYLVAVGYQQRYPCFRLHVVQVQLPTHKANIGTVRRLLMDSACRRLMSVGKTTGIIASTDGDTIVDRYWLHYIQLEIANGNDAVGGRILTRPDGSQVRLLHLRDVLYRTLIARAEAVLDPAPNDPWPRHFQHFGASIAVTCRMYQQAGGLPEKPFLEDEAFYRALLRTDAKVRKSPHVKVFTSTRTQGRVAVGFSEQLRYWGRMRQSNQCQVAEPAEAVVIRLRNRHRLRQCWEQRMSDLALQTIIASELMIDADWLGQELKGNPFFGQLWEKVEDQMALGPWAAHWIPVPITAGIQALRTFLKIYPDYFF encoded by the coding sequence ATGCAGACCGATGTTGACCCGTCAGTAATCCATTCTGATACCGGGCAGATGTTATTCGAGTTGCCAACGCCTTCCCTCAATCTGTTGGTCAGCGTTGTTGTTCCCGTCAGGAACGAAGCCCACCATTTGGAGCATACGCTCGATGCCCTCCGCAACCAGATCGATACCGACGGAACCCCCCTCGACCCAACTACGTTCGAAGTGCTGGTGCTGGTTAATAACTGCACCGACCAGTCCTACCTCGTCGCCGTTGGCTATCAACAGCGTTACCCTTGTTTCAGGCTGCACGTCGTTCAGGTACAATTGCCCACTCACAAAGCAAACATCGGGACGGTACGCCGGCTACTGATGGACAGTGCCTGCCGACGCCTGATGAGCGTTGGCAAGACGACCGGTATCATTGCCTCTACCGACGGAGATACCATTGTCGATCGCTACTGGCTGCACTACATCCAGCTGGAAATTGCGAACGGGAATGACGCCGTTGGGGGGCGCATCCTGACCCGGCCCGACGGTAGCCAGGTTCGGCTTCTTCATCTGCGCGATGTGCTTTACCGCACGCTCATTGCCCGGGCCGAGGCCGTTCTGGACCCTGCTCCAAACGACCCCTGGCCCCGACATTTTCAGCACTTTGGTGCCAGCATCGCCGTTACCTGCCGCATGTACCAGCAGGCGGGCGGCTTACCCGAAAAACCGTTTCTGGAAGACGAAGCTTTTTACCGGGCCCTGCTTCGCACCGATGCCAAAGTCCGCAAGAGCCCGCATGTAAAAGTGTTTACCTCAACCCGTACCCAGGGACGCGTGGCAGTTGGTTTCTCGGAACAGCTGCGGTACTGGGGACGTATGCGCCAGTCGAACCAGTGCCAGGTTGCCGAACCAGCCGAGGCCGTAGTGATCCGGCTGCGCAACCGCCACCGGCTTCGGCAATGCTGGGAACAGCGCATGTCCGATCTGGCTCTACAGACAATCATCGCTTCCGAACTAATGATCGATGCCGACTGGCTTGGTCAGGAGCTGAAGGGCAACCCGTTTTTCGGTCAATTGTGGGAAAAGGTAGAAGATCAGATGGCGCTGGGCCCCTGGGCCGCCCACTGGATACCCGTACCGATCACGGCGGGTATCCAGGCGCTCCGCACTTTTTTAAAGATCTATCCCGACTATTTCTTCTGA
- a CDS encoding NADP-dependent malic enzyme, translating to MQQKIRREDALDYHAKGRPGKLEVIPTKEYSTQRDLSLAYSPGVAEPCLAIEANPDDAYTYTAKGNLVAVISNGTAVLGLGDIGPAASKPVMEGKGLLFKIYADIDVFDIELNTKDVEEFVRTVRILEPTFGGVNLEDIKAPECFEIEERLKRDMNIPVMHDDQHGTAIVSGAALLNALELVGKTIESAQFVFLGAGAAAISCARQYVALGARKENIVMFDVVGPLRADRTDLNHITQPFATTRDINSLADAFAGADVFVGLSKGNIVGPDLIRSMAKDAIVFAMANPTPEISYEDAMAARPDLIMATGRSDYPNQVNNVLGFPYIFRGALDVRATEINEAMKLAATYALADLAKKSVPDLVNLAYGEANMIFGRTYILPKPVDPRLLSTIAPAVAKAAMDSGVARLPITDWEAYQAQLAGRLGQDNQISRVILNKAKTNPKRVVFADAENLKVLKAAQQVRDDGIAYPILLGETAKIQQIILENGLDLGQIPIIDPRAPEQLDLIDRFADIYFRKRQRKGVNATEARKLMFYRNYFGAMMVETGEADALISGLTRSYPDTIRPALQVIGRESGVQKVAGMYILLTKRGPLFFSDTTVNFNPTADEIVEITEMTARAVERFNIKPRIALVTYSNFGSAKGEDAEKMNRAVEILQRKHPDLIVDGEIQAHLAFNRELLQQNHPFSKLVGEGANTLIFPNLSAANIAYNLMSEAAGFDAIGPILLGIHKPVYVLQLGSSEREIVNMVAIAVVEAQGK from the coding sequence ATGCAGCAAAAAATCCGGCGTGAAGATGCTCTTGACTACCACGCCAAGGGGCGACCGGGCAAACTCGAAGTTATCCCGACTAAAGAATACAGCACCCAACGCGACCTGTCGCTGGCTTACTCGCCGGGTGTTGCCGAGCCCTGTCTGGCCATCGAAGCCAACCCCGACGACGCTTATACATATACCGCCAAAGGCAACCTCGTCGCCGTAATCAGCAATGGTACGGCCGTCCTGGGCCTCGGCGACATTGGCCCCGCAGCCAGCAAACCCGTCATGGAAGGCAAGGGGCTGCTGTTCAAGATCTACGCCGATATCGACGTGTTCGACATCGAACTGAATACCAAAGACGTCGAAGAATTTGTTCGGACGGTCCGGATTCTGGAGCCTACCTTCGGGGGCGTCAACCTCGAAGATATCAAGGCCCCCGAATGTTTCGAGATCGAAGAGCGGCTCAAGCGGGATATGAACATTCCCGTCATGCACGACGACCAGCACGGCACGGCTATCGTTAGCGGAGCCGCGCTACTTAACGCTCTGGAACTGGTGGGCAAAACCATCGAGTCGGCACAGTTCGTCTTTCTGGGTGCCGGTGCAGCGGCCATTTCCTGCGCCCGGCAATACGTAGCGCTGGGAGCCCGCAAAGAAAACATCGTCATGTTCGACGTCGTGGGACCGCTCCGTGCCGACCGTACTGACCTTAACCACATCACCCAGCCGTTCGCCACTACGCGCGACATCAATTCGCTGGCCGATGCGTTTGCCGGTGCCGACGTGTTCGTAGGTCTTTCCAAGGGCAACATCGTTGGGCCGGACCTGATCCGGTCCATGGCGAAAGATGCCATTGTATTTGCGATGGCTAACCCCACGCCCGAAATCAGCTACGAAGACGCAATGGCCGCCCGCCCTGACCTCATCATGGCAACCGGTCGGTCCGATTATCCCAACCAGGTCAATAACGTACTGGGTTTCCCCTACATTTTCCGGGGAGCGCTCGACGTGCGGGCTACCGAAATCAACGAAGCCATGAAGCTGGCGGCTACCTACGCCCTGGCCGATCTGGCGAAAAAATCGGTACCGGATCTGGTCAATCTGGCCTATGGCGAAGCAAACATGATCTTCGGCCGGACGTATATCCTGCCGAAACCTGTTGACCCCCGCCTGCTGTCGACCATTGCACCAGCGGTGGCCAAAGCGGCCATGGATTCCGGCGTGGCCCGCCTACCCATTACGGATTGGGAAGCCTACCAGGCCCAGCTTGCCGGCCGACTCGGGCAGGACAATCAGATCTCACGGGTGATCCTGAACAAGGCCAAAACGAATCCCAAACGCGTTGTTTTTGCCGATGCTGAAAACCTGAAGGTGCTGAAAGCTGCTCAGCAGGTGCGTGACGACGGTATAGCCTACCCAATCCTGCTTGGTGAGACGGCAAAGATCCAGCAGATTATTCTGGAGAACGGGCTCGACCTGGGTCAGATCCCCATCATCGACCCGCGTGCGCCCGAACAGCTGGACCTCATCGACCGCTTTGCCGATATCTATTTCAGAAAGCGGCAGCGCAAAGGCGTCAACGCCACGGAAGCGCGGAAACTGATGTTTTACCGCAATTATTTTGGGGCAATGATGGTGGAAACGGGCGAAGCCGACGCACTCATTTCGGGTCTGACCCGCTCCTACCCCGACACAATCCGGCCCGCCCTGCAGGTGATTGGCCGGGAGTCGGGCGTGCAGAAAGTGGCGGGTATGTACATTCTGCTCACCAAACGCGGGCCCCTTTTCTTCTCCGACACGACGGTCAACTTCAATCCCACCGCCGATGAGATCGTGGAGATTACTGAAATGACCGCCCGCGCCGTGGAGCGGTTCAACATCAAACCCCGCATTGCCCTGGTTACCTATTCCAACTTTGGCAGTGCCAAAGGCGAAGATGCCGAAAAAATGAACCGGGCCGTTGAAATCCTGCAGCGCAAGCACCCGGATCTGATCGTTGACGGCGAAATTCAGGCCCACCTTGCGTTTAACCGGGAACTGTTGCAGCAGAACCACCCCTTCAGCAAACTCGTGGGCGAAGGCGCCAATACGCTCATCTTCCCAAACCTGTCGGCGGCCAACATCGCTTACAACCTGATGAGCGAAGCCGCCGGTTTCGATGCCATCGGACCCATTCTGCTCGGTATTCATAAACCGGTGTACGTATTACAGCTGGGTTCGTCGGAGCGCGAAATTGTTAACATGGTCGCTATTGCCGTCGTCGAAGCACAAGGAAAATAA
- a CDS encoding phosphatase PAP2 family protein codes for MIQKLHDLDTALFLWLNGRYTPWLDPIMLWVTERNSWFPFYAVLVGWIIYRYRKQAVGLLLTIIAAVAMGDQLSSSVLKPLTGRPRPCHVAALQKSIHHILDCGGQYGFVSSHAATTFALATSLWLLLGRQHPWIRLAFGWAALVSYSRIYVAAHYPLDVLAGTGVGILSAVICTAVYTALRERSARQRLS; via the coding sequence GTGATTCAAAAACTTCACGATCTCGACACCGCCCTTTTCCTGTGGTTAAATGGCCGTTATACGCCCTGGCTCGATCCGATCATGCTGTGGGTGACCGAGCGCAACAGCTGGTTTCCTTTCTACGCAGTGCTTGTTGGTTGGATCATCTATCGCTACCGGAAACAGGCAGTGGGTTTGCTGCTCACCATCATTGCGGCCGTTGCGATGGGCGATCAGTTGTCATCCTCGGTATTGAAACCACTGACTGGGCGGCCTCGTCCCTGCCACGTGGCCGCTTTGCAAAAGTCGATTCACCACATACTGGACTGTGGTGGCCAGTACGGATTTGTATCGTCACACGCGGCTACAACATTCGCCCTGGCCACCAGTTTGTGGCTGCTCCTGGGCCGGCAGCATCCCTGGATACGGCTGGCGTTCGGGTGGGCAGCTCTGGTTTCCTACAGCCGGATTTACGTAGCAGCACACTACCCGCTCGACGTACTGGCCGGTACGGGAGTGGGCATTTTGTCGGCGGTGATCTGCACGGCCGTCTACACGGCACTGAGGGAACGGTCTGCGCGACAGCGGCTGTCCTGA
- a CDS encoding class I SAM-dependent DNA methyltransferase: MKSLPTAYFDDVYQANADPWAFATSPYERAKYEATLAALPSERYARAFEIGCSIGVLSEMLAKRCDRLLSVDASELPLQTARQRLAPYPNVTVRQGSIPDEFPDEPFDLILLSEVGYYLVEADLHRARQLMIDHLTPGGHLLLVHWTPIVHDYPLTGDQVHEQFMNVTGDGQPLTHRLNQRAETYRLDLFQKK, from the coding sequence ATGAAAAGTTTGCCAACGGCCTATTTCGACGACGTGTATCAGGCAAATGCCGATCCCTGGGCTTTTGCGACGAGTCCGTACGAACGGGCCAAGTATGAGGCTACGCTGGCCGCGCTGCCCAGCGAGCGATATGCCCGTGCTTTCGAAATTGGTTGCTCCATTGGCGTGCTGAGCGAGATGCTGGCCAAACGCTGCGACCGGCTACTGTCTGTCGATGCGAGTGAGCTGCCGCTGCAAACCGCCCGCCAGCGGCTCGCACCGTACCCGAACGTAACAGTTCGTCAGGGAAGCATACCCGATGAATTTCCCGATGAGCCGTTTGATTTGATTTTGTTATCGGAAGTAGGGTATTATCTGGTCGAAGCCGATCTGCACCGGGCCCGGCAGCTGATGATTGACCACCTGACGCCGGGTGGCCATTTACTGCTGGTGCACTGGACCCCCATCGTGCATGATTACCCGCTCACCGGCGATCAGGTACATGAGCAATTCATGAACGTAACGGGAGACGGCCAACCCTTAACGCACCGGCTGAATCAACGGGCTGAAACGTACCGGCTCGACCTGTTTCAGAAGAAATAG
- the trpS gene encoding tryptophan--tRNA ligase yields the protein MARILTGIQSSGRPHLGNILGAIKPAIDLSKIPGNDSFLFIADLHSLTSLRDGETRREYVRAIASTWLAFGLDTARTTFWRQSRVPEHTELAWYLNCFTPMPMLENATSYKDKVAKMAADGGASNTSNAGLFTYPVLQAADILLYDAELIPVGKDQRQHIEMTRDIAGALNRSVGADILVLPEARIDERLMVIPGIDGAKMSKSYNNYIDIFLPENELYKVVKKIKSDSTPLEAPKNPATDITFQLYSLLASEERIAEMRRNYEGGNYGYGTAKKAFYELLLERFATERERFNFYMNNNDALEAELRAGEEKARAVASQTIQRVREKLGFI from the coding sequence ATGGCACGTATCTTAACAGGTATCCAAAGCAGCGGCCGGCCGCATTTGGGCAACATTTTAGGGGCGATCAAACCCGCCATCGATCTTTCGAAAATTCCCGGCAATGACTCTTTTCTGTTCATCGCCGACCTTCACTCCCTAACCAGCCTGCGCGACGGGGAAACCCGCCGGGAGTACGTCCGGGCCATTGCCTCGACCTGGCTGGCGTTCGGACTCGACACGGCGCGAACGACCTTCTGGCGGCAGTCGCGGGTGCCGGAGCATACCGAACTGGCCTGGTACCTGAACTGCTTCACGCCAATGCCGATGCTGGAAAACGCTACCTCCTACAAGGATAAAGTGGCGAAAATGGCCGCCGATGGCGGAGCGTCCAATACGTCCAACGCGGGCCTGTTCACCTACCCCGTTTTGCAGGCCGCCGACATTCTGCTCTACGATGCGGAGCTTATCCCCGTGGGCAAAGACCAGCGGCAGCACATTGAAATGACCCGCGACATTGCCGGAGCCCTGAACCGGTCTGTCGGTGCGGATATTCTGGTGCTGCCCGAAGCCCGTATCGACGAGCGGCTGATGGTTATTCCCGGCATCGACGGCGCTAAAATGAGCAAGTCCTACAACAACTACATCGACATTTTCCTGCCGGAGAATGAGTTGTATAAGGTCGTCAAGAAAATCAAGTCGGACTCGACACCCCTCGAAGCGCCCAAGAATCCCGCCACGGATATTACATTCCAGCTGTACTCACTACTGGCATCGGAAGAACGGATTGCCGAGATGCGCCGTAACTACGAAGGCGGTAACTACGGCTACGGTACGGCGAAGAAAGCATTTTACGAATTGCTGCTGGAACGCTTTGCAACGGAGCGGGAACGGTTCAATTTCTACATGAACAACAACGACGCCCTCGAAGCCGAACTGCGGGCGGGTGAGGAAAAAGCCCGGGCGGTAGCCAGTCAGACGATCCAGCGCGTACGGGAAAAGCTCGGTTTTATATAA
- a CDS encoding NADH:flavin oxidoreductase/NADH oxidase has protein sequence MSILFSPLSIKGIQLKNRLVVSPMCQYSSVDGFANDWHLVHLGSRAVGGAGLIISEATAVSPEGRITPDDLGIWADEHIANLKRITHFIQQNGSVPGIQLAHAGRKASHRSPWKGGTAIASTEEGGWQTVAPSAVPFENGEPVPAELDAAGIEKVLADFESATHRALAAGFQVVEIHAAHGYLLNEFMSPLSNQRTDAYGGSFDNRVRLLLDVVARVQAVWPGNLPLFVRISATDWTEGGWTADDSVALGVILKSKGVDVIDCSTGGNVPNAKIPVAPGYQVEFAERVKKETGIKTAAVGLITSVEQAEAILTDGRADLVLLAREFLRSPYFPLQAAHELDEDMPWPVQYDRAKPRKR, from the coding sequence ATGTCAATTTTATTTTCGCCCTTGTCTATCAAGGGTATCCAGTTGAAGAACCGCCTTGTCGTTTCGCCCATGTGCCAGTATTCGAGCGTCGATGGGTTTGCCAACGACTGGCACCTGGTTCATTTGGGAAGCCGGGCCGTGGGTGGTGCCGGGTTGATTATATCGGAGGCCACAGCCGTCTCGCCCGAAGGACGAATCACGCCCGACGACCTGGGAATCTGGGCCGACGAGCACATTGCCAACCTAAAACGGATTACTCATTTCATCCAGCAAAACGGATCTGTACCGGGTATACAGCTTGCCCACGCGGGCCGCAAAGCCAGCCACCGCAGTCCGTGGAAAGGCGGTACGGCCATCGCGTCCACCGAGGAGGGCGGCTGGCAAACAGTCGCGCCCAGCGCCGTTCCTTTTGAAAACGGGGAGCCGGTGCCGGCCGAACTGGATGCGGCCGGAATTGAGAAAGTTCTGGCCGATTTTGAGTCGGCAACCCACCGTGCCCTGGCGGCCGGGTTTCAGGTGGTAGAAATCCACGCGGCCCACGGCTACCTGCTGAACGAGTTTATGTCCCCCCTGAGCAACCAGCGTACCGACGCATACGGCGGCTCGTTCGATAACCGTGTCCGGCTGCTGCTGGATGTTGTAGCCCGTGTGCAGGCGGTATGGCCCGGAAATTTGCCCCTGTTCGTCCGGATTTCGGCAACGGACTGGACCGAAGGCGGCTGGACCGCCGACGATTCAGTCGCGCTGGGAGTTATCTTGAAAAGCAAAGGAGTGGATGTGATTGACTGTTCGACGGGTGGTAACGTACCTAACGCCAAAATCCCTGTCGCACCCGGCTATCAGGTAGAGTTTGCCGAGCGGGTCAAGAAGGAAACGGGGATAAAAACGGCAGCCGTAGGTCTGATTACATCGGTTGAACAGGCAGAAGCTATACTCACCGACGGACGGGCCGATCTGGTCCTGCTGGCGCGGGAGTTTCTGCGGAGTCCCTATTTTCCGCTGCAGGCTGCCCACGAACTGGACGAAGACATGCCGTGGCCGGTGCAGTATGACCGGGCCAAACCCCGCAAACGCTAA
- a CDS encoding SDR family NAD(P)-dependent oxidoreductase: protein MSASLSTKALLWSLAGVGAWAATKLLLSQRRKIDFQNKTVLITGGSRGLGLELARQLAREGADIAICARDEAELARAESELQQYGVDVFAQVCDITNKGQVERFVEAVQQAVGPVDVLINNAGTIIVTPYEHATEDDFREAMDVNFWAAFHMTNAVLPQMLARKAGRIVNIASFGGKVAVPHLMPYSTSKFALVGYSEGLRAELLKDGIYVTTICPGLIRTGSPRNAIFKGQNEKEYAWFKIGDSLPVFTIAADDCAREVIDACRYGEPERIISLPAKIGAALEGVAPNFLSELMAAINDTLPSPGGIGDQRAKGKDSETALTQSALATLTDEAAERNNEISR, encoded by the coding sequence ATGAGCGCTTCGCTGTCAACAAAAGCCCTGCTGTGGAGTCTGGCGGGGGTAGGGGCCTGGGCCGCCACCAAACTTCTGCTCAGCCAACGGCGGAAAATTGACTTTCAGAATAAAACAGTACTGATCACGGGCGGCTCGCGCGGCCTTGGTCTGGAACTAGCCCGTCAACTGGCCCGCGAAGGAGCCGATATTGCCATTTGTGCCCGCGACGAAGCCGAGCTGGCCCGCGCCGAGTCCGAACTGCAACAGTACGGCGTTGACGTATTTGCTCAGGTCTGCGACATTACCAACAAGGGGCAGGTTGAGCGTTTTGTTGAAGCCGTTCAGCAAGCCGTTGGACCAGTTGATGTGCTCATCAACAATGCAGGAACCATCATTGTCACGCCTTACGAGCACGCCACAGAGGATGACTTTCGGGAGGCAATGGACGTTAACTTCTGGGCCGCATTTCACATGACCAACGCCGTGCTGCCGCAGATGCTGGCCCGAAAAGCCGGCCGGATCGTCAACATCGCTTCGTTTGGCGGTAAAGTAGCGGTACCGCACCTGATGCCGTATTCAACGAGCAAGTTTGCCCTCGTGGGGTATTCGGAAGGGCTGCGGGCCGAACTGCTGAAAGACGGCATCTACGTTACCACCATCTGCCCCGGTCTGATCCGGACGGGTAGCCCGCGCAACGCGATCTTTAAGGGGCAGAACGAGAAAGAATATGCCTGGTTCAAAATTGGCGACTCATTGCCGGTGTTTACCATTGCCGCCGATGACTGTGCCCGCGAGGTAATTGACGCCTGCCGCTACGGCGAACCCGAACGGATCATTTCATTACCCGCCAAGATTGGAGCCGCCCTGGAAGGGGTAGCCCCCAATTTCCTGAGCGAGTTGATGGCCGCTATCAACGATACGCTGCCTTCGCCCGGTGGTATCGGTGACCAGCGCGCCAAAGGGAAGGATAGCGAAACGGCACTGACGCAATCGGCGCTGGCGACGTTAACCGACGAAGCCGCCGAACGCAACAACGAGATCAGCCGTTAG
- the deoC gene encoding deoxyribose-phosphate aldolase has translation MIPIRSIANMIDHALLHPTLTDPELRDGCALALRYNVASVCVKPYAIPVAAEILAGSDVRVGTVIGFPHGSNAAVIKVAETVQACRDGAVDIDMVVNIGKVLSADWAYVEAEIRAVHEACVANGAILKVIFETDFLTDDTAKRHLCTICSAVGVEFVKTSTGFGFVKGPDGGYHTTGATLPDLQLMLDQVGPAVQVKASGGIRSLNDLLAVKELGVTRVGTSSTAAILDEAHRRFGDPASDLFDSEQRATGPVRDVGY, from the coding sequence ATGATCCCGATCCGCTCGATTGCCAACATGATCGATCACGCACTGCTGCACCCTACCCTGACCGATCCGGAGTTGCGGGACGGTTGTGCGCTGGCGTTGCGTTACAATGTGGCTTCTGTTTGCGTAAAGCCCTATGCGATACCGGTAGCCGCCGAAATCCTGGCAGGTTCCGACGTGCGGGTGGGTACAGTCATTGGCTTTCCGCATGGCAGCAACGCCGCGGTTATTAAGGTGGCCGAAACCGTGCAGGCGTGTCGGGATGGAGCCGTCGACATTGATATGGTCGTGAACATTGGCAAGGTCCTCAGCGCCGACTGGGCGTATGTGGAAGCGGAAATCCGTGCCGTTCACGAAGCCTGCGTGGCAAACGGAGCGATTCTGAAGGTTATTTTTGAAACCGATTTCCTGACCGACGATACGGCAAAGAGGCATTTGTGTACGATTTGCTCGGCCGTGGGTGTCGAGTTCGTGAAAACATCCACCGGCTTCGGCTTTGTAAAAGGTCCCGACGGTGGTTACCACACCACAGGCGCTACCCTTCCCGATCTGCAACTGATGCTCGATCAGGTTGGGCCGGCGGTTCAGGTGAAAGCGTCGGGTGGCATTCGATCCCTCAACGATCTGCTGGCGGTGAAAGAGCTGGGCGTTACCCGGGTCGGCACTTCGTCGACCGCGGCAATCCTGGACGAGGCCCACCGACGGTTTGGCGACCCGGCATCTGATTTATTCGACAGCGAACAACGGGCCACTGGTCCTGTGCGTGATGTCGGTTACTGA
- a CDS encoding sugar phosphate isomerase/epimerase family protein, translating into MLDLGFVSAIMADYDLNSVLKFASEQRFRCVEVMCWPSGNADARRYAGVTHIDVDNLDVAHVHALTAEYGVSISGLGYYPNPLDPNPEQAAFYREHIKKIIRAAARLGIPVVNTFIGRNPSLSITDNLKLFAEHWPGIVKVAEEHNVKIGIENCPMWFTDDEWPGGKNLATTPAIWDRMFEIIPSRALGLNYDPSHMIWQMMDEVLPIYTYRDRLHHIHLKDVKLYHDKLNRVGIMANPLEYHSPKLPGLGDVRWGAFFAALTDVRYRGPVCIEVEDKAFEGSPEDVRTAILTARNYLSQFLVL; encoded by the coding sequence ATGCTCGACCTTGGCTTTGTTTCGGCGATTATGGCCGATTACGATCTGAATAGTGTTCTCAAATTTGCGTCGGAACAGCGGTTTCGCTGCGTCGAGGTGATGTGCTGGCCCTCGGGCAATGCCGATGCCCGCCGATATGCCGGCGTGACCCATATCGATGTCGATAACCTCGACGTAGCGCATGTTCATGCCCTGACGGCTGAGTATGGCGTTTCCATTTCGGGTCTGGGTTATTATCCCAACCCGCTCGACCCGAATCCCGAGCAGGCAGCATTCTACCGCGAGCACATCAAGAAAATTATCCGGGCAGCCGCCAGGCTGGGCATTCCGGTCGTCAATACGTTCATTGGCCGAAACCCATCGCTGAGCATCACCGACAACCTGAAACTCTTTGCCGAACACTGGCCGGGTATCGTGAAGGTAGCCGAAGAGCACAACGTAAAAATCGGTATTGAAAACTGCCCGATGTGGTTCACGGACGACGAGTGGCCGGGCGGCAAAAATCTCGCGACCACCCCCGCCATCTGGGATCGTATGTTTGAGATCATCCCCTCGCGGGCGCTGGGTCTGAACTACGACCCGAGCCACATGATCTGGCAGATGATGGATGAAGTGCTCCCCATTTACACCTACCGCGACCGGCTGCACCATATCCACCTCAAAGATGTGAAGCTGTACCACGACAAACTCAACCGGGTCGGCATCATGGCCAATCCGCTGGAGTACCACTCGCCCAAGCTACCCGGCCTGGGCGACGTACGCTGGGGGGCTTTCTTTGCCGCCCTCACCGACGTTCGGTACCGCGGACCGGTTTGCATTGAAGTAGAAGACAAGGCGTTCGAAGGAAGTCCCGAGGATGTCCGGACCGCCATCCTGACCGCCCGTAACTATCTGAGTCAATTCCTGGTTCTGTGA
- a CDS encoding alpha/beta fold hydrolase — MFRPVVSFVLFLVTCTAIAQQRFADLGDFQLESGQVIRSCRIGYRTFGTLNQNRSNAILVPTWFGGTSQQKTFVASPGGVADSTRFYTIVVDAFGNGVSSSPSNSTAQPGAQFPQFTIRDLVRAQYQLATKTLGLTHLYAVTGISMGGMQSFEWLVTYPDFMDKVVPIVGTPKQSSYDRLFWGTQLAILERGNFSTEAMQTVSDLHQLNLSTPGYYFGHMKSEDEPEFVRKNEENALATNPYNWASQLRAMIGQDIYRGRSAAELKSVIRAKLLVIVATQDHMVTPGPATELARALQVPLVELTGDCGHLATSCEEAIVRREAAAFLKP; from the coding sequence ATGTTCAGGCCCGTTGTATCGTTCGTACTTTTTCTCGTTACCTGTACTGCTATTGCCCAGCAGCGTTTCGCCGATCTGGGGGATTTTCAACTCGAAAGCGGGCAGGTTATTCGCAGCTGCCGAATTGGGTACCGCACCTTCGGTACACTGAATCAGAACCGGTCCAATGCCATTCTGGTACCGACCTGGTTTGGTGGTACGTCGCAGCAGAAAACGTTTGTGGCCAGCCCCGGCGGTGTAGCCGACAGCACCCGCTTTTACACCATCGTCGTCGATGCTTTTGGTAACGGGGTATCTTCATCGCCTTCCAACAGCACGGCCCAGCCGGGGGCGCAGTTTCCGCAGTTCACCATTCGCGACCTGGTCCGGGCCCAGTACCAGCTCGCCACCAAAACGCTTGGGTTAACGCATCTGTATGCCGTTACGGGCATCTCGATGGGTGGTATGCAGTCGTTCGAGTGGCTGGTGACCTATCCCGATTTTATGGATAAAGTGGTACCCATTGTGGGAACGCCGAAACAAAGCAGCTACGACCGGCTGTTCTGGGGAACGCAACTGGCTATTCTGGAACGGGGTAACTTCTCAACCGAGGCCATGCAGACGGTCTCCGATCTCCATCAACTGAACCTGTCGACGCCCGGCTACTACTTCGGCCATATGAAGAGCGAAGATGAACCGGAGTTTGTGCGGAAAAACGAAGAAAACGCCCTCGCTACCAACCCCTACAACTGGGCGTCGCAGTTGCGGGCCATGATTGGTCAGGACATCTACCGGGGGCGCTCCGCAGCGGAACTGAAATCGGTGATCAGGGCAAAGTTGCTGGTAATCGTAGCCACCCAGGACCATATGGTTACCCCCGGTCCGGCAACTGAACTGGCGCGCGCGCTGCAGGTGCCGCTGGTGGAACTGACCGGCGATTGCGGCCACCTGGCTACGTCCTGTGAGGAGGCCATCGTGCGCCGGGAAGCAGCGGCTTTTCTGAAGCCCTGA